The Syngnathus typhle isolate RoL2023-S1 ecotype Sweden linkage group LG3, RoL_Styp_1.0, whole genome shotgun sequence genome window below encodes:
- the dnajb1b gene encoding dnaJ homolog subfamily B member 1b: MGKDYYDILGIKKDASEDDIKKAYRKQALRYHPDKNKSPGAEDKFKEIAEAYDVLSDPKKKDIYDRFGEEGLKGGGPAGGGGGGGPGNFSYTFQGDPHVIFSEFFGGRNPFEQFFGGRNGGMDEDMDTDDAFARFGMGGGGGFPRSFSSNMGGFGGHSSVVKKQQDPPVVHELRVSLEEVLSGCTKKMKIARKRLNPDGRTLRKEEKILEVQIKKGWKEGTKITFPKEGDETPTNIPADVVFVLKDKPHAVFKRDNSDIVYTAKISLRDALCGCTVNAPTLEGRVVTVTSTDVVQPGMKRRISGEGLPYPKRPDRRGDLIVEYEVKFPERLSQSARDTIAQVLPRS, from the exons ATGGGGAAAGACTACTACGACATTTTGGGTATTAAGAAAGACGCTTCTGAGGACGACATCAAGAAAGCTTATCGTAAGCAAGCTCTACGTTACCATCCCGACAAGAACAAGTCACCGGGAGCTGAAGATAAATTTAAGGAAATCGCCGAAGCTTACGATGTCCTGAGtgacccaaagaaaaaggacatTTACGATCGCTTTGGGGAAGAAG GTCTGAAAGGAGGTGGACCcgcgggtggtggtggtggtggtggcccaGGCAATTTCAGCTACACCTTCCAAGGGGACCCCCATGTCATCTTTTCAGAGTTTTTTGGAGGACGAAATCCATTTGAGCAATTCTTCGGTGGGCGCAATGGCGGCATGGATGAGGACATGGACACTGACGATGCTTTTGCACGGTTTGGAAtgggtggtggcggcggcttcCCCCGCTCCTTCAGTTCCAATATGGGAGGGTTTGGCGGTCACAGTAGTGTTGTGAAGAAACAACAAGACCCCCCTGTGGTTCATGAGCTGCGAGtgtccttggaagaagtgctgtcTGGTTGCACGAAAAAAATGAAGATCGCTCGCAAAAGACTTAATCCCGACGGGCGAACGCtgaggaaagaggaaaaaatccTCGAGGTGCAGATAAAGaagggatggaaggaaggaactAAAATCACATTTCCCAAAGAGGGGGATGAAACCCCGACAAACATTCCCGCAGATGTGGTCTTCGTGCTCAAGGACAAACCGCATGCTGTGTTCAAGCGTGACAACTCCGACATTGTTTACACAGCCAAGATCTCACTCAGAGAT GCCTTATGTGGCTGCACAGTCAACGCGCCTACGCTGGAAGGCCGAGTCGTCACAGTGACGTCAACTGATGTGGTGCAGCCCGGGATGAAGAGGCGCATCAGCGGTGAGGGGCTGCCGTATCCCAAGCGCCCCGATCGTAGAGGTGACCTGATAGTAGAATATGAGGTTAAGTTCCCCGAGCGGCTTAGTCAAAGTGCTCGGGACACCATCGCCCAAGTTCTGCCTCGGTCATAA